From the Hevea brasiliensis isolate MT/VB/25A 57/8 chromosome 13, ASM3005281v1, whole genome shotgun sequence genome, the window GAAGGTCAATCTTGGATTGGAGAAAACGCTTTGATATTATCGTTGGGATTGCTCGTGGAATCTTATATATTCACCAAGATTCTAGATTGAAAATTATCCATAGAAATCTAAAAACCAGCAATATCCTATTGGATGAAGAAATGAAtccaaaaatttcagattttggccTAGCTAGAATCTTCAAAGGCGACCAAACTCATGAGAAGACAAACAGAATAGTTGGAACATTGTAAGTATACCTACACACTCGTGACTAGACACACAGAACCACTGCTAAGAATACCTTTGTATCTTACATTAATT encodes:
- the LOC131171849 gene encoding cysteine-rich receptor-like protein kinase 15 isoform X2, with protein sequence MLVYEYMPNKSLDSFLFNETRRSILDWRKRFDIIVGIARGILYIHQDSRLKIIHRNLKTSNILLDEEMNPKISDFGLARIFKGDQTHEKTNRIVGTLYGIYGEKREHGRWLIHH
- the LOC131171849 gene encoding cysteine-rich receptor-like protein kinase 15 isoform X1, with amino-acid sequence MLVYEYMPNKSLDSFLFNETRRSILDWRKRFDIIVGIARGILYIHQDSRLKIIHRNLKTSNILLDEEMNPKISDFGLARIFKGDQTHEKTNRIVGTFGYMSPEYVVFGKFSTKSDVFSFGIILLEIITGKRNNSFYQEDFYPSMIGKVS